A DNA window from Arachis hypogaea cultivar Tifrunner chromosome 18, arahy.Tifrunner.gnm2.J5K5, whole genome shotgun sequence contains the following coding sequences:
- the LOC112770862 gene encoding N-terminal acetyltransferase A complex catalytic subunit NAA10 — MVCIRKATVDDLLAMQACNLFCLPENYQMKYYLYHILSWPQLLYVAEDYNGRIVGYVLAKMEEETSECHGHITSLAVLRTHRKLGLATKLMTAAQNAMEQVFGAEYVSLHVRKSNRAAFNLYTETLGYKIHDVEAKYYADGEDAYDMRKQLKGKQTHQHQHHHSGGHHHHHHHHHHHHHHHHHEHGGGCCSSEAKAEKTETRNAKAT; from the exons ATGGTATGCATAAGGAAGGCAACGGTGGATGACCTGCTAGCTATGCAGGCATGCAATCTCTTCTGCCTGCCAGAGAACTACCAGATGAAATACTACCTCTATCACATCCTCTCCTGGCCCCAGCTTCTCTACGTCGCCGAGGACTACAACGGCCGCATCGTCGGTTACGTCCTCGCCAAGATGGAAGAGGAGACTTCCGAGTGCCACGGCCACATCACCTCCCTCGCCGTCCTCCGCACCCACCGCAAGCTTGGTCTTGCCACCAAGCTCATGACGGCTGCTCAGAACGCCATGGAACAG GTGTTTGGTGCTGAGTATGTCTCCCTACATGTCAGAAAGAGCAATCGTGCTGCATTTAATTTGTACACAGAGACATTAGGTTACAAGATTCATGATGTGGAAGCGAAGTATTATGCAGATGGGGAGGATGCTTATGACATGAGGAAGCAGCTCAAGGGGAAGCAGACACATCAGCATCAGCATCATCATAGTGGGggtcatcatcaccaccaccaccaccaccaccaccatcaccatcatcatcatcatgagcaTGGTGGTGGCTGTTGTTCTAGTGAAGCAAAGGCAGAGAAGACAGAGACCAGAAATGCAAAGGCCACTTGA